A stretch of Oceanidesulfovibrio indonesiensis DNA encodes these proteins:
- a CDS encoding sigma 54-interacting transcriptional regulator produces MAQRKKEIEIVAAADLKVLIFGENGTGKKLVAKSIHEASPRAVNPLVYLN; encoded by the coding sequence ATGGCGCAGCGAAAAAAAGAGATCGAGATCGTTGCCGCCGCTGATTTGAAAGTGCTGATCTTCGGGGAAAACGGCACCGGCAAGAAGCTGGTGGCGAAGTCCATCCACGAAGCCTCCCCGCGCGCGGTTAATCCGCTGGTATACCTCAACTG